The window TCAATGTGATCCAGAGGGGCAGACAGGTGATGGTAAGCCCATTGTTCCATGTGGGCTCGTTGCTTGGAGTTTATTCAACGACACCTACATGTTGTCCAAGAACGATGCTGCTTTACCAATTAACAAGAAGGACATCGCTTGGAGAAGCGATAGAATTCATAAATTCGGCGAAAATATCTACCCCAAGAACTTCCAGAATGGCACCTTGATTGGGGGTGGAAAACTTGATGAGAGTATACCTGTTAGTATGCCTCCtaatcaactttttttttgcttcttttcttgcaaatatttatttgtttgtccTATGTTCTGTTGTCTGAATATTTAGTCAAATGGGACTATCACTATCTGCCTTCTTCTTGCAAGAACAATCAATTAGCATATATAACTTCCAAAACAGCACCTAAATCAGAAAatacactttttatttgtgcctatttttatttgcaaCTTTGAATCTGCTGTCATatgttatttttcttcattttcttgcAATTGATTTTCCGTCAAATGTTTGAGCAGTAATGATGAATCTTTCCATAACTGTGTTCTGATCTTTggttatatatatgtatacacaAACAGATGAACCAGCAAGAGGATCTGATGGTGTGGATGCGGACTGCAGCTCTGCCTACATTCAGAAAACTATACGGGAAGATTGAGACAGACCTCGAAGCCAACGAGAAGATTACAGTGACAATACAGAACAACTACAACACATACTCCTTCCATGGGAAGAAGAAGCTGGTGGTCTCAACTGCGACCTGGATTGGTGGGAAGAATGACTTCATTGGCAGAATGTACATGGCTGTTGGAGGAACCAGCCTTGTTTTTGCTATCATCTTCTCACTTCTTTATGTTTTCAAGCCAAGGTAACTAATTCACTCATCACTtctgctctctctctctccatttcaaatttctttcATGAATTTCTTAGATTCTTGTTGTTGATCATCTTTGTACAGGCCTTTGGGGAATCCCTCTTATCTGTCATGGAACAAGAATAatacaatctaggattgactGCTTTGTTACTTACAATTAAGTACTGTGATTCTCTCTCTTGTTTAGAGAGATAGAGGGGTATAAAGCACTTCTTGTAACATTTTCATCATGGGATTGCTATTTTTCCTTCCTTTTTAACAGACTTAATCAGCGGTATTTATAATGCTATGAGAGGTGTATTAGGATGAAGAAAGATTAGTTCAGTACCAATACATTTCTAAAGCAGTTAACCTGTGAAAAAACCTCATCAAAATGTCAGAAACTCAGCCACCTCCagccaaataaattaatgtgttAACTTAACAGATATGAAGCATAATGCGCAATACAGAAAACATCAAGCTACGATTCAAACTCGATGGAAAAAATTATCCGTTGTGGTCAAGACTTATGCGACTCATGATCGGAAGCCAAGGCAATTCCAGCCATAACACGTGGTAAGAGATCGATGATCCAACCTTCACGGAGTTCTCATGGATAATACAAAACATGGAACTTAAACTGTTGAAGTATAAATGGAGAGATTTTGTTATTACTCCAAAGACAGAAACTATACAAATCTGGGAAGAAAGGATTATATGGTGATATGAATCATATGATCAAGAAGGCTGAAGAAGGAAAAACTAACTTACAAAGAATCAAATGTAATTTCACTGAAGTATTCAAACCTCATAAAATAGAACATTCACTTGTCAATTTTAGCACAAACTTTCTTAATAATCTCTTGCAATTTCTCATCTTTAACTTCTTCTCCTCTTAATTCATGAAGCAAAACAGACATGTTAGCTGGATGAGCCTCGAAGCCTCTCCTACACATCTCCTCCAAGAACGGAATCGCCTCTCGCACCTCGTTCCTCTTCATCAGATTCCACACTACAATGTTGTATGTCACGCCATCCGGCCGGCAGCCGCTCCTCTCCATCTCCTCCATCAACCTCCTCGCCTCCCCTCTCCGCCCTTGCTGGTAGAGGGAGTCAAGCATCATGTTGTAGATTGCCGTGTTAGGACGCAACCCCTTGGAGGGGAGCTGGTCGAAGAGTCTCCTAGCTTCATCCAGTCTCCCACACTTGCACAAGCCGTTGATCAGGACACCATACGTTACCACATTAGGAGTGGCACCTttctcctcctccaccacccTCAGAAACTCGAGCGCCTCATCAATCCGATCACTCCTGCACATGCCATCCAACAAGATGTTGTAGGTGTGGAGATTCGGATGTAGCTTCTGAGCTTCCATATCCTTGTAAAGCTTCCATCCGTCTTCAAACCTACCCTCGCGTATCAGCCCCTGCATCATGGTGGAGTATGAAACAGTCGAGTGCTTGAGACCAACGCGCGGGATCTCATCAAAGAAACGCCACGCTTCATCAAGGCTCCCCTTCTTGCAGTATCCCTTAATCAAGCTACTATACGTGAATATATCGTGCTTGATCCCCGTCTTCGCCATCGTATCAAAGAGCTCTATCGCTCTAGCCATCTCCCCCCGCGAGCAATATCCATCTATCAACGCATTACACGTGACCACGCTAGGGGAGACGCCCTTCTCCACCATATGCGACAGCAGAAGCAGAGAGTCATCAACCATCCCATGCTTCGACAAGCCATCAATCACAGTGTTGTAAGCTCGAACATTAGGTTCGTACCCAGCTTCGTCCAACGCCAGAAGCAGATCACGCGCAGTGAGCGGCTTCCCGGCCTTCGACAGCCCGTTCACAACGGTGAGAATCATGACATCGTTGATCTCACATAGCTTGAAGCTCAGAATCTTCTTGAACAGAAGCTCCGCCTCGCCAATCTCGCCGGCGAGAAACAGCCCTTTAAGCAGAGTGTTGAACGTCGTCCCATTGGGGACGTATCCGTTCTTGATGAAGACGCTGAGAACGGAGAATCCGACGTCCACGCGCTTCAAGAGGCAGCAGCAGTTGACGACGATGTTCATCGTGTACCAATCCGCCACGACGCCCAATTGGCGCATTTCGTCGAACACGTGGAGTGCAACCGAGTAAAGCTCCTTCTTGGCAATGTCGCTCAGCAGATTGTTGTAGACGCGGATGGAGGGCTCCGGAGACATCGCGGCGAGCTCCCGCAGCGAGCGTATCGCGTCGCGCGAGCTGCGGATGCCGCTGAAATCCACTCTGTTTCGGGGCCTCTGCGGTAAAGGCGGCATCTTTTCGCCATTGAAGCCGGATTTCACCGCGAATCCACCGGTGGAGAGGTGAATTGCACAATCTGTGACGTTTAGGCTCATCATTTTTGCTATATTTGTATTTtcgtttttaaattttctttcaaaGACGAGATTTTGAGTTTAGCTGTCAGAATCtcgaaaatttatttttctcatctgtttctttattttttgccTTGGCATCAACGTCTAGTAacaaatttttactttttaccctatttttacaaaactaaAACTTTGGACTATAATCATTTTGAATTTAGATATTAGATGCCTCTAAACAGTAAATCTCATCTTCAAATTCCAAAAAGAAAGACTAGTCAGCTACTGTCCCGGTTGACCATTTTTGGATGTCCCACTTTGAGTCCCGGTTGAAATATACCACATATATGGAGAGTAATAaactccacattccactaactttttttttactcacactttattataaaactaatatatataaaattaagattcacattctactattttttttcacaaagttcttttacatttcttgGAACTCGTGTCGAACTCAAATAGAACACCtataatgggacggagggagaataGCACAAATTGAAAGGATGAGtctttaatgaaataattaaaaagttcgATTACAACAAGATTAATCAGAATGCAATCAACTCAATTAAGAAATACTGCAGTATAATTTGCAAGcaaaaaatgttactccatCTTTCTACAAGATTATTAACGTTTTAAAGTCAAACCCTATTATTTGGTCTCCAGCAACAGACTACCAACAAGGCAACGACAATTCTCAACTCCAAggcaaaaaaaacataaatttcgAGTTACATACAACAAAGCCATCTCAAATGCAGGCTTACACAATAAATCACACCCACAGTTATATACCACACTGTTCCTCACACCACAGTTTGGATAACTACAATCCATACATAATTGTGAAAACACACACTCAACAAACATAGAGAAAGGATTAAGGGATCATAGGTCCCTATGTGCAGAAGAGCAGCATACAAATGGAACCCAAAACGGTCgtcctttcttcttttctttcttgatCTCAATCGGGTATCTTGCAGGAGAGTTCCACTCCTCAAGGTGCTTGTTGGTATCCGGATCCTTGGTTTTGTGTGTTTCTGAAGCAACAACTTTACCCACATTGTCGTCTTCAGTCTCAGCCTCAACTTTCTGATTTGCAACGGGCACTTGTTTCGTGTTAGGTGACTTGACTTCGTTTAGAAGGCTTTTCAAAGGACTGGACTGCTGCTTCACTGGGCTCCAGTTTGTAACTTTGGCTATCATTtcctcatttttctttctgcCTTCGGATTCATTGACTACATTTGTTAGAGAAGGGAACCAGACGGCTTCAAGAGCATCAGATCTCTGTTGCTGATTGTTCTGCGCTGTCTCAATCTCTGTAGCTGCAGTAGCCTGATCTACTTCACTCCCAGATTGAACCAAAGTCATGAAAGATGGAGGCTCAAATGTATCTGATTTGCTGGAACGGGTTTTGTGCTTCTGAGAATTTGTTTCGAATGTATCTATCAATTGAGAGAAAAGTGTTGATCAGATAAAATGAGCACAGTATTATGGAGAATATGAAAAAGTATAAGacacaaatttaatttgtgcTATGCAAACCAGTAAAAAGAAGACTAGTTTTAAGCAAACTGATACAATAGAGATGAGTTGGCGTACCTGAAACTACTGATCCACAGTTCGCTTCCAGACTGTCAGACGGGCTAGCTAAACTACTGGATACATCAACTGCAAATGCATCATCCATTTGCTTAGCAGGCTTGCATTCAGCTTCAGTATTCACATACTTTGCATCGACCCTAGTGACATCTTCAACAATAACAACAGACTTATCATCAACTGTATCAGAAGTTCCATGAAATTCTTCAACATCTGAAGCTGAAGGTACTGGTTGTTTTAAACTTGTAGCTTCAGAAGACCCGAAACATTCCTCTGATTTTAAAACCTTGTCATCAAAAGAATTTTCAGCACTAAGAATAGTGTTAACAGACTTCAATGTGCTAAGATCATCATTTGAATGCATCTGCTTAACATCCGATGAAGTAACATTCAAACATGTGCTTGCAGGGAAAGTTCCTTGCACACTTGGGGAAGGGCTTTCTGAAATTTCCCTCGATCCAACATTGCTTTCATGATCTTCAGAAGTTACTTCAGTTTTGGTGATTGCTTCTGATGCCTTAAAGTCTTCTTCGTCACAGGTACCATCTTTGGCAGAGAGTAGCAGTGTAGATTCTGTTGAAATGGAGTGTACGGGTGTTTCCGCTGATACTGAAAATGCATTATCATCTTGTACTTTGCTAACAGTTTCAGCAACATCTAAAGGCTCAACATTAACAACATTCGTTGATGCATGAACATTATTCTGCAGCTCTGAAGTTAATAGGGGCACGGGGTGTTCCACCGAGGAATTCAGTGAGGAATTCCCTTCACCAGTTTCCCTCAACAAAACTGAATCAGAGAGTGGCAGTGTAGATTCTGTTGAAATGGAGTGTTCAGGGGTTTCTGCTGATACTGAAACTGCATTATCATCTAATTTGCTAACAGTTTCAGCAACATCTACAGGCTCAACTTGAACAACATTTGTTGCCGCATGAACATTATTCTGCAGCTCTGAAGTTAATAGTGACACGGGGTTTTCCACCGAGGAAATTAGTGAGGAACTCCTGTCGCCAATTTCATTTGCCTCAGAACCTGACACTAAAACTGCATTACCATCTTCTATTTTGGTAACAGATTCAGAAACATCTAGAGGCTCAACTTCAACAACATTCGTCGCCCCATGAACATTATTCTGCATCTGTGAAGTTACTGGCAACACTGGGTGTTCAGCGGAGGAACTCTTGTCACCAATTTCATTCGCCTCAGAATCTGCTCCAGAGGGACCATCTGCACCATCTCCTCTAATGGAATTCTCAAAACCATCATCATTGAATTCCAATGAACTGGAATTGTTTTCCGATAGTTCTTGTGAACTTTTTGCATAACCATCAGCTACACATGAACTTGGAAGGTCAGTCAGTTTTTCTGAAGGCAGTGTAGAATCAGGGATCACTTCTACTTCTGCAGAAACTCCTTCACCCTTTTGGCTCCcagttttcaaatttgtagTATCTTCACATGGAACAGCATGAACTGTGGAGCCAGGGGTGGAATTTGCTTCAAGAGAATTCAAGTGCTTAGATTCCAGGCTTTGGTTTTGACATTCATAACCACTGGTCATGTCAGACTTCTCTACATCACTTGCATCTGAGGCGGTTTTCAGCATCTCTTCTTTGTCAATTGAGGAGACAGTACAAGCCACATCAGAGTGCTCAGTAACATCTAAAGCTTTTGTGCTCTCGTTAGGCTCAACCAAAGACGCATTCAACAGACTTTCCTCAGGTAAAGTACTTCCATAAACAGATTTACTGGACCCAATGTCTTCAGTAGAATGAGAGAGCTCTTTCTCCACAGCAGAGGCATCTATGCCTTTACGAGTCTCATCCATAAGGGCAGCCTCAGTAGAATGAGAGAGCTCTTTCTCCACCTCACTAGAATGAGAGAGCTCTTTCTCCAAAGCAGAAGCATCTATGCTTTTACGAATCTCATCCACAAGGGCAGCCTCAGTAGAATGAGAGAGCTCTTTCTCCACCTCACTAGAATGAGAGAGCTCTTTCTCCAAAGCAGAAGCATCTACGCTTTTACGAGTCTCATCCACAAGGGCAACCTCGGAAGTTAGGATGGAGGTACTTTTTTCGACAGAATGGACCACACTATTAACCGCATCAGGAGCATCCATTTGAAGAGATTCAGATATAGGGGTGGAATCATCTTTGGCCCCTTCAGAAATAAACTTATCACACGATTCATCTTTACTTTTACCTGCTGCTATTGTTTGGTCCAGAACTTTATGTTCTTCAGGGTCCAAAGAAACAGAAGCTGAGCCATTGTCCTGTACTTGAATATTGGTATCAGGTCCATGTAGTATCTCACCTTGAAGACCACGTTCAGGCTGTGAATCATTTGAATGTCCAACAGAAACCGTTTCTGCAGCAGTATCTGTTATTGGCATGGCATTGTCTAGCTGGCTACTTCCGTTTGAGAGGGGTCTGGGTTTTCTAATTTCCTCACTTGTTGCATCATTGGGTTGTTCAATTGTTTCTGCATTCATCAGGACAAAATTTCATATGTAAAGTGGTTGGCATATAATGACAaactattaaaattaactagaaaTCAGAGATATCTGATAGAAGTCGTAATTTCTTGAACACAAGACTAAGTAATTCAAGAGAGATGTAATGAATACATCAAAAAGATTATCCCTACCACTTTCCCAACAAGCAGACTAACAAGTTGAAGTGATTTCTAAGCCAGAGTGCTACAATATCATAATGCTAAAGAACGATGCTGTGCAGAACTTAgctactaatactaataatgtTTTAGAAAGCAAAGCATCACAAAGGAACAAAGGGGTCAGAA is drawn from Salvia hispanica cultivar TCC Black 2014 chromosome 6, UniMelb_Shisp_WGS_1.0, whole genome shotgun sequence and contains these coding sequences:
- the LOC125194386 gene encoding uncharacterized protein LOC125194386 isoform X2 yields the protein MDVQGHKITATSAGHEGHGVHHCHKCGWPFPNPHPSSKHRRAHKRVCGTIEGYKIIHSEDHDKYLAFSDDDHASDDDEHQSPDIVKRNAFISGGVGAKSNKSEDDVFSDAPMEFSDSGISPQLEAPIENVGEMGKSLEHKGLEGGVYGSGVLGIKEAAETIEQPNDATSEEIRKPRPLSNGSSQLDNAMPITDTAAETVSVGHSNDSQPERGLQGEILHGPDTNIQVQDNGSASVSLDPEEHKVLDQTIAAGKSKDESCDKFISEGAKDDSTPISESLQMDAPDAVNSVVHSVEKSTSILTSEVALVDETRKSVDASALEKELSHSSEVEKELSHSTEAALVDEIRKSIDASALEKELSHSSEVEKELSHSTEAALMDETRKGIDASAVEKELSHSTEDIGSSKSVYGSTLPEESLLNASLVEPNESTKALDVTEHSDVACTVSSIDKEEMLKTASDASDVEKSDMTSGYECQNQSLESKHLNSLEANSTPGSTVHAVPCEDTTNLKTGSQKGEGVSAEVEVIPDSTLPSEKLTDLPSSCVADGYAKSSQELSENNSSSLEFNDDGFENSIRGDGADGPSGADSEANEIGDKSSSAEHPVLPVTSQMQNNVHGATNVVEVEPLDVSESVTKIEDGNAVLVSGSEANEIGDRSSSLISSVENPVSLLTSELQNNVHAATNVVQVEPVDVAETVSKLDDNAVSVSAETPEHSISTESTLPLSDSVLLRETGEGNSSLNSSVEHPVPLLTSELQNNVHASTNVVNVEPLDVAETVSKVQDDNAFSVSAETPVHSISTESTLLLSAKDGTCDEEDFKASEAITKTEVTSEDHESNVGSREISESPSPSVQGTFPASTCLNVTSSDVKQMHSNDDLSTLKSVNTILSAENSFDDKVLKSEECFGSSEATSLKQPVPSASDVEEFHGTSDTVDDKSVVIVEDVTRVDAKYVNTEAECKPAKQMDDAFAVDVSSSLASPSDSLEANCGSVVSDTFETNSQKHKTRSSKSDTFEPPSFMTLVQSGSEVDQATAATEIETAQNNQQQRSDALEAVWFPSLTNVVNESEGRKKNEEMIAKVTNWSPVKQQSSPLKSLLNEVKSPNTKQVPVANQKVEAETEDDNVGKVVASETHKTKDPDTNKHLEEWNSPARYPIEIKKEKKKGRPFWVPFVCCSSAHRDL
- the LOC125194386 gene encoding uncharacterized protein LOC125194386 isoform X1, translated to MDVQGHKITATSAGHEGHGVHHCHKCGWPFPNPHPSSKHRRAHKRVCGTIEGYKIIHSEDHDKYLAFSDDDHASDDDEHQSPGPDIVKRNAFISGGVGAKSNKSEDDVFSDAPMEFSDSGISPQLEAPIENVGEMGKSLEHKGLEGGVYGSGVLGIKEAAETIEQPNDATSEEIRKPRPLSNGSSQLDNAMPITDTAAETVSVGHSNDSQPERGLQGEILHGPDTNIQVQDNGSASVSLDPEEHKVLDQTIAAGKSKDESCDKFISEGAKDDSTPISESLQMDAPDAVNSVVHSVEKSTSILTSEVALVDETRKSVDASALEKELSHSSEVEKELSHSTEAALVDEIRKSIDASALEKELSHSSEVEKELSHSTEAALMDETRKGIDASAVEKELSHSTEDIGSSKSVYGSTLPEESLLNASLVEPNESTKALDVTEHSDVACTVSSIDKEEMLKTASDASDVEKSDMTSGYECQNQSLESKHLNSLEANSTPGSTVHAVPCEDTTNLKTGSQKGEGVSAEVEVIPDSTLPSEKLTDLPSSCVADGYAKSSQELSENNSSSLEFNDDGFENSIRGDGADGPSGADSEANEIGDKSSSAEHPVLPVTSQMQNNVHGATNVVEVEPLDVSESVTKIEDGNAVLVSGSEANEIGDRSSSLISSVENPVSLLTSELQNNVHAATNVVQVEPVDVAETVSKLDDNAVSVSAETPEHSISTESTLPLSDSVLLRETGEGNSSLNSSVEHPVPLLTSELQNNVHASTNVVNVEPLDVAETVSKVQDDNAFSVSAETPVHSISTESTLLLSAKDGTCDEEDFKASEAITKTEVTSEDHESNVGSREISESPSPSVQGTFPASTCLNVTSSDVKQMHSNDDLSTLKSVNTILSAENSFDDKVLKSEECFGSSEATSLKQPVPSASDVEEFHGTSDTVDDKSVVIVEDVTRVDAKYVNTEAECKPAKQMDDAFAVDVSSSLASPSDSLEANCGSVVSDTFETNSQKHKTRSSKSDTFEPPSFMTLVQSGSEVDQATAATEIETAQNNQQQRSDALEAVWFPSLTNVVNESEGRKKNEEMIAKVTNWSPVKQQSSPLKSLLNEVKSPNTKQVPVANQKVEAETEDDNVGKVVASETHKTKDPDTNKHLEEWNSPARYPIEIKKEKKKGRPFWVPFVCCSSAHRDL
- the LOC125194374 gene encoding ALA-interacting subunit 1-like, yielding MIPDGSSQASNKISKKPTYSRFTQQDLPAWKPILTPALVIATLVCLAIIFIPIGLFSLSASKNVVEVVDRYDDACIPSPNQKVGYIKDPATNKTCIRSITIPKKMRKPIYVYYQLDNFYQNHRRYVKSRSDRQLWNPKAESRTTQCDPEGQTGDGKPIVPCGLVAWSLFNDTYMLSKNDAALPINKKDIAWRSDRIHKFGENIYPKNFQNGTLIGGGKLDESIPMNQQEDLMVWMRTAALPTFRKLYGKIETDLEANEKITVTIQNNYNTYSFHGKKKLVVSTATWIGGKNDFIGRMYMAVGGTSLVFAIIFSLLYVFKPRPLGNPSYLSWNKNNTI
- the LOC125194372 gene encoding pentatricopeptide repeat-containing protein At1g62670, mitochondrial-like; this encodes MMSLNVTDCAIHLSTGGFAVKSGFNGEKMPPLPQRPRNRVDFSGIRSSRDAIRSLRELAAMSPEPSIRVYNNLLSDIAKKELYSVALHVFDEMRQLGVVADWYTMNIVVNCCCLLKRVDVGFSVLSVFIKNGYVPNGTTFNTLLKGLFLAGEIGEAELLFKKILSFKLCEINDVMILTVVNGLSKAGKPLTARDLLLALDEAGYEPNVRAYNTVIDGLSKHGMVDDSLLLLSHMVEKGVSPSVVTCNALIDGYCSRGEMARAIELFDTMAKTGIKHDIFTYSSLIKGYCKKGSLDEAWRFFDEIPRVGLKHSTVSYSTMMQGLIREGRFEDGWKLYKDMEAQKLHPNLHTYNILLDGMCRSDRIDEALEFLRVVEEEKGATPNVVTYGVLINGLCKCGRLDEARRLFDQLPSKGLRPNTAIYNMMLDSLYQQGRRGEARRLMEEMERSGCRPDGVTYNIVVWNLMKRNEVREAIPFLEEMCRRGFEAHPANMSVLLHELRGEEVKDEKLQEIIKKVCAKIDK